A stretch of the Hydrogenobacter hydrogenophilus genome encodes the following:
- a CDS encoding cbb3-type cytochrome c oxidase subunit I — protein sequence MHFFYLSLSLFSLVLSGFFGLLIALTKAPAFYLLKSPQLFYHFLVGHVTFSITVWLMTFTLAYWQYKEGRRGKVPPLTTLMGMFFLSLSCLLPYGEPYLNNYIPVINNPVFFSGLTLFFLGFLWEALLRANTLRDITSSQNIRQLYSISIILGFLTILSLLPSLLTAHAEGGVKLYFERLFWVSGHIQQFLYASLMLAVWHELSGKRLSSSLLTASNLLLFTFSLIMLVGFFRDVLSYEMRFLSAVSFGVGIGVPVLVHTYCVLRHLSLNMSVATLSLVSSISVYYAGELVAYGGMQSDLRIPAHYHGVVSAVSIAFMGFAYYMLKERLGRVDWERIAKLQPLVLALGINLIVLGFYIAGSLGAPRKTYGFEYAREEKILSALNLLGIGGFLTAVGGLFFVLYTIKSLIKIYKHDSAR from the coding sequence ATGCACTTCTTTTACCTTTCTCTTTCCCTCTTTTCCCTTGTGCTCTCTGGCTTTTTTGGACTTCTCATAGCGCTCACAAAAGCTCCTGCTTTTTATTTACTTAAGTCCCCTCAACTTTTCTACCACTTTCTTGTGGGGCATGTGACCTTTTCTATAACCGTTTGGCTCATGACCTTTACCTTAGCCTACTGGCAGTACAAAGAAGGCAGGAGGGGAAAGGTACCGCCTCTAACCACCCTGATGGGCATGTTTTTCCTTTCCCTTTCCTGCCTTTTACCCTATGGAGAGCCTTATTTGAACAACTACATACCAGTGATAAACAACCCCGTATTCTTTTCAGGTCTTACCCTTTTCTTTCTGGGCTTTCTGTGGGAAGCTCTGCTTAGGGCAAACACCCTTAGGGACATAACTTCCTCCCAAAACATCCGCCAGCTTTATTCCATTTCCATTATCTTAGGGTTTCTTACTATCCTTTCTCTGCTTCCATCTTTGCTTACCGCACACGCAGAAGGTGGTGTTAAACTGTACTTTGAAAGACTTTTCTGGGTTTCGGGACACATTCAACAGTTCCTTTACGCTTCTTTAATGCTGGCGGTCTGGCATGAGCTTAGCGGAAAGAGACTATCCTCTTCACTCCTGACAGCATCAAACCTGCTTCTTTTTACCTTTTCTCTTATTATGCTGGTTGGATTTTTTAGAGATGTGCTTTCATACGAGATGAGGTTTTTATCCGCAGTTTCCTTCGGAGTTGGTATAGGCGTTCCCGTGCTCGTCCACACCTACTGTGTACTCAGACATCTGAGTCTGAACATGAGCGTAGCTACTTTATCTTTGGTTTCCTCTATTAGCGTCTATTATGCAGGAGAGCTTGTTGCTTACGGTGGTATGCAGAGCGACCTTAGAATACCTGCCCACTATCATGGTGTGGTATCTGCGGTAAGTATAGCCTTTATGGGATTTGCTTACTACATGCTTAAAGAAAGGCTCGGGCGTGTGGATTGGGAAAGGATCGCAAAGCTTCAACCCCTTGTTCTTGCTCTGGGTATAAATCTCATAGTGTTGGGCTTTTACATAGCGGGAAGCTTAGGAGCACCCAGAAAGACCTACGGTTTTGAGTACGCAAGAGAAGAAAAGATACTGAGCGCTCTTAACCTATTGGGAATAGGTGGCTTCCTTACCGCCGTTGGTGGGCTCTTTTTCGTACTTTATACCATCAAGAGCCTTATAAAGATTTACAAACATGATAGCGCTCGTTAG
- a CDS encoding SCO family protein → MIALVSLLIFLNLCAFAELLPDEKKTVGTYVPNILLETHSGQKVKLKELADGKPLIINPIYTRCTSACPLMTEGLKRAISNLKESVKVISLTFDPRDTIYDLQRFHSVHKLPENWVVARSEQSEKLLRAIDFPYRYDKSLGEFDHPNLYVVLTPSGKISRYIYGVNPKIRDLQLSILEAKKEEARLSPLEGFLLRCFRYDPSRGTYDIDWFFIFDVLGGLLTFIVVPILVWGRNLYEFILKKS, encoded by the coding sequence ATGATAGCGCTCGTTAGTCTGCTTATCTTCCTTAATCTCTGCGCCTTTGCAGAACTTTTGCCTGATGAGAAAAAAACAGTTGGGACATATGTACCAAACATACTTCTTGAGACGCACAGTGGTCAGAAGGTAAAGTTAAAAGAGTTAGCAGACGGCAAGCCTCTGATAATAAACCCCATATATACCAGATGCACCTCCGCATGTCCCCTTATGACGGAGGGATTGAAAAGAGCAATAAGCAATCTGAAGGAAAGTGTAAAGGTCATCTCTCTAACCTTTGATCCAAGAGACACCATTTACGACCTTCAAAGGTTTCACAGCGTACACAAACTGCCGGAGAATTGGGTAGTGGCAAGAAGTGAGCAATCGGAAAAGCTCCTAAGAGCCATAGACTTCCCATACAGGTACGACAAAAGTTTAGGTGAGTTTGACCATCCTAACCTTTATGTAGTCTTGACACCTTCTGGAAAGATCTCAAGGTACATATACGGTGTGAATCCCAAGATCAGAGACTTACAGCTGAGCATACTTGAAGCAAAGAAGGAAGAAGCAAGATTGTCTCCGCTGGAGGGTTTCCTTCTGAGATGTTTCAGGTACGACCCGAGCAGAGGCACTTACGACATAGATTGGTTTTTCATCTTTGATGTGTTGGGAGGACTTCTAACCTTCATCGTAGTTCCCATCCTCGTATGGGGTAGGAATTTATATGAGTTTATACTCAAAAAATCTTGA